The Abditibacteriota bacterium genomic interval TGATAGTTGGTGTTGTACACCCAGTAGGCCACGGCCTTGACCCCCTGATTGAAGGCCCGGGCCGTATATTCGGCGCTGTGGAGCCTCTGGATAAAGAGGGCGTCGCCGGTCTCCGTGGGGCTGTAGGCAAAGGCGCCCAGCTCCCCTATCACAAAGTTTATATCCCTGCCGTGGGTCCTGTTGTATTCGGCTATCTGCTCCATGGCGGGCCCGTTTTCCTTGTCCTCGCTGAAGGTCCTGATGGTGCCGTGGGCCTTGTTTGAGGACGGGTCGTCATATTCGAAGCAGGACCAATAATCGTGGCAGGACACTAAGTCTATGTTTTTGCCCGCCCGGTCCAGGAGCTGCTTCACTCCGTCCTCGGGCCAGCCCTTTTCCCGGCTGTAAAACACGGCTCCGTCAAATCCCTGTATCCCGATGAGGTCCCGGACCCCCAGGCGCTCCAGCTGGGCTCCCAGAGTGCCGTAAACCTCCGTGAGGGTGTCGTAATACCGGTCAAAGCCTTCGGGCTCGTTGTAAAAGGAGACTCCCTTTACGCAGGTAAAGCCCTTGTCCCGCCTCAGGTGGCGGCAAATGGCCGCCAGAGACTCGGTGAGCTCGGGGATACTGCAGTAGAGGCCCCTTCTGTCCTTGGGGGAGTCGGGGCTCTTGAGCCAGTTGCCCAGAGGGCCGGCGAAATTGCCGTTGTCCTCGTCCCAGTTGCCCAGCACCACGTATTTGTTCTGCCGGCTCCAGCGGCCCAGCAGGGTGTAGAGGGCGTCCATGTAGGCCTTGTCGTTCAGATAGTTGGCCTCCGGCAGCTCAGGATGGGCCTTCCGGTAGCCCGGGGAGAAGACAAAGCCGCCCTCCAGGTCCGTGTCCCAGGGGTCGGAGTTGTCGTTCACCGGCTCCCACTGGTTGACTCCCACGCACAGGCGTATATAGGAAAAGCCGGCGTAGTCCATGAGGGCGTTGAAGCGGTCCCACTCCTTTGTGTCCCCGGGAAAAGGCACGTGGCGGCTCTCGATACCGTCCCACTGGTCCCCGGTGATCATGTTGAAATATTCATAATCGGAAAAGCTGAAGTTGACCCCGGGCCCTATGATGCCCGGATTGATGATGTTCTCTTCGTCGGCCTCGATACTGCCCTCCAGGGCCCACAGGGGCAGACAGCACAGCAACGCCATCAGCGCCGCCCATACAGCTTTAGTCTTCATTGTTCGTCTTCTCCGTGATGTTTCGAAACTCTTCCAGGGAGGCCTCAAAGCACCGCAGCAGCCGGTCCGAAAAGACCCCGCATTGGCCTCCCAGTATCATGTCCGCAGCCTTTCGATGGCTGACGGCGCTCTTGTACACTCTTTCCGAAGTCAGGGCGTCGTAGGCGTCCACCACCGACACTATCTGGGCCCCTATGGGTATATCGTCCTCCTTCAGCCCGTCGGGGTAGCCCCGGCCGTCCCACCGCTCGTGGTGCGAGCGGCATATATCCATGCTCAGCCGGAGATAATCGGGATCCCAGTAGCCCTTCATGCCCGTCAGCAGGGCGCTGCCCTTTTCCGAGTGGGTCTTCATGAGCTCAAATTCTTCCGGCGTGAGGGAGCCGGGCTTCAGCAGCACCGTGTCGGGAATGGCTATCTTGCCCAGGTCGTGCAGGGCCGAGGCCGAGGTGATGCTGTCCACGAGCTCCTCCGTCAGGCCGTATTCGGGGCAGGACTTCATGACCTGGGTGGCCAGTATGCGGGTCAGTCTCCGCACCCGGCGCACGTGCTGGCCGCTGGAGAGGTCGCGGCTTTCCACCACGTTGCCCAGCAGGTCCACGATGCCGGTGCTCATGCGCTTCAGGGCCTCGCTCTGACTGCGCAGGGCGGAGGTGCGCTCCTCCACCAGCCGCTCCAGCCGCTCCTTTTCCCGGGCCTCCCGCTCAAATTCGTCGTTGACGTCCATAAAGGCAGCGGCGGCGTGGAGCCTGTCGGAGCCCCGCTTGACCCGGAGCCGGTGATAGGTGACCTGCCCCGACAGGGTCTCCCGGAACACCGCGGAGAAGCCGTCGGCTTTTTCCAGCTGCTTTTTGATGTTTTCCCTCTTGCACACCTCCAGCATATAGGGCCTGTCCTGCTCATAGACCACGTTGCCTATGTAGGCGCCCATGGCGGCCTCAAAGTCGGAGATGGAGAGGACCCCCTCCAGCTGGGGCTGTATCTTGTATGCCGTGAAGGTGCCGTCGTCCAGATTGATGTAGAAGGCCGAGACGTAATCGGCTGCGAACAGGTTGAAAAAGTCGTTCTGCCGCACGGTCTCTTTTTCCAGACGGCGGTTCTGCTCTATGATGTTCACCTCACGGTCAGTGTTTCTGAAGCCGCACACCAGACCCGCGGGCTCCGTCTCCGAGCGTATATATTTCACCTGCCAGTTCTGGGCCATGCCCCTGATGATCATGTGGAAGTTGTAATAATAGGTCTTGTAGCGGTCCAGCTGGATCTTCACGTTTTCCAGACGGGTGGCGTTGCTGAAGCCCAGCCGGTCCTCGGGAGCCACGAATTCGTCCTTTATCAGCTCCATCCTGTCGGCATAGGGCATGGAGGCAGGCCAGAAGTCTCCGGGGAGCCCCAGGTCCACGGTAATGGTGTAGAGGGTGTCGGCGCCGTTGTCGGTGTCTATCTGCAGCACGCAGGCAAAGTCCTCCGCCAGACCGTAGAACACCTTCATCATCTCCAGAGTATTCCGCTGCTTTTCGCTCTCTATCTCCTTGGTGATCTCGGGGTCAATGTTTTTGATGCCCACCACAAAATAGTCCGGGTCGTCCCCCCGGGCCAGCTTCATGCGGTTGTAGTAGCTCTTGCCGTCCTTTACGGTGCGATATACCAGGGAAAAGCTCTGCTGGAGCCTGAGCCTGGTCTCCACGTTTGCCGGGGCCAGCTGCCGGGCGACGAAGTCTCTGTCCTCCGGGTGTATGTTGCGCCGGATGCCGTCCTCAACGCGCTTGTAAAAATCCTGCTCCTCCGGCAGCCTCTCCACCAGACTGTCGTATTCGGCGGTGAGCCTCAGAGTGGTGAGGGTGTGAGCATGAGAGTTCACCACGAACACTGAGTCATAATCCGCGGCCAGTATCCTGGCGGTCTGTTCTCTGAGGATGGCCTGCTTTTCCTGCTGGGACAGGGACTCGCTCATCCGGGTCAGGCTGCGCTGCTGCTCACTGTGGGCGGCGGAGAACCTCATCATCTCCCCCCAGAACATGACGAAGAGCATGAGCATAAAGCCTATGGAAGCGTAGTTGACGTGGAGCACCACGTGCAGCAGGGCTATGCCCAGCACGGGGATGGTGGCCAGAAAGATGACCGCTCCCCTCTTTCTGTGAAAGGCGGCCGCCAGACCTGCCAGGGCGCTGACCACCAGGTAGCCGTAGTTGATGACCGCAAACAACGGGAACAAGGAGCCCCTTTCGTATTTGCCGGCGTCGGAGAGGTAAAACAGCAGCCCGTTGGATTGGGCCGTCACTGCCAGATACACCACTGCCAGAGAGGGCAGCGCCAGAAGTATCAGCAGGGGACGCCTTTGGATCCACTTGCGGCCCAGAGCGCCCATGGAATACACGAACCAGCAGGCAGAGCCTGCGATGAGGGTGATGAAGTATATGGAGTTTGCCGCATAAAAGGCCGGAGCGGACATGGCTCCGGAGCTCTCGCCCAGGGCCCAGGCGGCGTCGCAGATCAAATTGACGGAGTAGCAGACGCTCAAGGTATATATGACCCATTCCGCCCCGGTGGAGATACCCTTGAGGTAGTATCTTCGCAGTATCCCCACAGACAGTATTATGAATACACATATCAGATCCAGCCCCGCATAGCTGACGGCGCCCAATGAGTTCAGATCATACATATCTGCGTCCTTCCCGTAGTATTTATACTCACATTATAGCATACCGGGATGAAAAAAGAGCCTTCCTGCGGGGATTTTTCAAAAAATATTTCGTTGACGGCCTCCCTGAGATTATGCTATATTCATAGTGACTATATTTTGTTCTGCCCGGGTTTGCCGGGCAGGAGGAGTGACAGCGCGCTATGAAACCTATGGATTTTTCGGAGCACAACGCAGAGGTCCGGGCCGTGTGGGAAGCTTACCGCGCCGGAAGGCCCGTCAGGGTCCCCATGATACTCGGGGTCAATCCGCGCATCATTATGGACGACCCTTCCGTCAACACTAAGGGATACACCTTCCGGGATTATTTT includes:
- a CDS encoding HD domain-containing protein; the encoded protein is MYDLNSLGAVSYAGLDLICVFIILSVGILRRYYLKGISTGAEWVIYTLSVCYSVNLICDAAWALGESSGAMSAPAFYAANSIYFITLIAGSACWFVYSMGALGRKWIQRRPLLILLALPSLAVVYLAVTAQSNGLLFYLSDAGKYERGSLFPLFAVINYGYLVVSALAGLAAAFHRKRGAVIFLATIPVLGIALLHVVLHVNYASIGFMLMLFVMFWGEMMRFSAAHSEQQRSLTRMSESLSQQEKQAILREQTARILAADYDSVFVVNSHAHTLTTLRLTAEYDSLVERLPEEQDFYKRVEDGIRRNIHPEDRDFVARQLAPANVETRLRLQQSFSLVYRTVKDGKSYYNRMKLARGDDPDYFVVGIKNIDPEITKEIESEKQRNTLEMMKVFYGLAEDFACVLQIDTDNGADTLYTITVDLGLPGDFWPASMPYADRMELIKDEFVAPEDRLGFSNATRLENVKIQLDRYKTYYYNFHMIIRGMAQNWQVKYIRSETEPAGLVCGFRNTDREVNIIEQNRRLEKETVRQNDFFNLFAADYVSAFYINLDDGTFTAYKIQPQLEGVLSISDFEAAMGAYIGNVVYEQDRPYMLEVCKRENIKKQLEKADGFSAVFRETLSGQVTYHRLRVKRGSDRLHAAAAFMDVNDEFEREAREKERLERLVEERTSALRSQSEALKRMSTGIVDLLGNVVESRDLSSGQHVRRVRRLTRILATQVMKSCPEYGLTEELVDSITSASALHDLGKIAIPDTVLLKPGSLTPEEFELMKTHSEKGSALLTGMKGYWDPDYLRLSMDICRSHHERWDGRGYPDGLKEDDIPIGAQIVSVVDAYDALTSERVYKSAVSHRKAADMILGGQCGVFSDRLLRCFEASLEEFRNITEKTNNED